ACGAAGTCGCTGAACTGATCCACGCCAAACAAGGTAGCGATGAGCTGCCGCTGATCGCCCGGAGTACGCGCCGCGATGCGGGCGAAGTCATCGAGGCGGTTCTTTTCGATGAAGCAGAAGCGGTACTCCGCTTCGTTGGGCTGCACAGCCTGGGCCTGGTCTGGTGCTCCGGAAGACAGGACGGGCGCGACATGGCGACGCAACCGGGCATTGTTGCAGTATGTCCGTTGGTCGACCCGCTTGACTTGGGCCTCGCTGATGGAGCCGAGCATCGCCACTTCCAGCGCCTCGCAGAAGCTGCTCTTGCCGGTACCGTTGGCGCCATAGACCAAAGTGATGTCGTGGCTGAGGTCGAATGTCTCTTGCCGCATGAATCCGCGAAACGGTCCCACCTCAAGCTGGCGCAGGCGCCCCAGCGCCGGCCCGACTTCGGGTCCGTGGCCATCTCCCTGGTACGCGACCGGCATCTGCGCCAAATGGGCGACGGCCAGTGGCGCCATGCGGGTGGAGCGTCCACGGCGCGCTGCACCAACTTCAGCCAGAGGTTGCAGGTGATCAAGCACCAGATGCGCGAGCCGGCACACGTCGTCATGCACCTGGCGTTGCGCCAAGTGCGCCAAGAAGCGGTGGTACTCCGAATGAATGCTTGCCATGCAGCCCCCTCTACACAGGAAGACGCTTCGATGGCGTCCTTGATGATGTTGATCGGTCGCCAGCGCAGTAGGCACAGGCGGGTCATGCTTCCATTCGCTATTACGGTTTGTGGAAGTTCTCAGCAAAATAGTCGATGACCTGCCCCGCTTGGGATCCCTGACGGAAACGCTTTTGCTCCTCGAAGTCGATCGAGGGCAGCATATGGATCAGTTGATGATCGGCGTACAGCGCCATGACCTTCTCGGCATCCAGTACCCCGGCGCGTTGTCCGGTAAGCGTATTCGCCGCTTCGATGGCCGCGCCGATCATCACGTCCGCCACTTGCACTGCAGGACTGTGCTTTGAATCGATCTGAGTCACGGACTGAAGCTTGAGCGGAAAGGTGATGCTGGCGATCTCCGATTGACGAAACGTGATCGGTTTCTCATGGCGGATGTACCGCTGCAGCAGGTCGTGATAAGTGAGCAGGTTCTTGGACTGATCGTGCTCGACCCGATACGGGCCGTCAGCCATGATTTCCATCCGACTGACCAGGGACTGCAGCACCACGAAAGCAGCATCGGTGTTGACGCCCGGCGTGACGATCGCCTTCAGGCATTCAGGGGCAGCGAACTGCGCAAGCGGGCCAAGCGCTTCCGGCAGTTCCCACCAGCGCGATGCGCACGCCGCATC
The window above is part of the Pseudoxanthomonas sp. X-1 genome. Proteins encoded here:
- a CDS encoding DUF3800 domain-containing protein, with product MECFRIDESGYTGFDLMNPEQRFQGATAIAIEDDEAGRLIREHFPKLQADELKYRALARRPANHPRLMALQRDLLTDHKCVTYVCDKRYLLLLMFLDYAVEPFYYERGMDFYEDGQNYSLASLLYTVGPTLLGKGALDRLLVSFQRAVKEKSSEALGNLIDAACASRWWELPEALGPLAQFAAPECLKAIVTPGVNTDAAFVVLQSLVSRMEIMADGPYRVEHDQSKNLLTYHDLLQRYIRHEKPITFRQSEIASITFPLKLQSVTQIDSKHSPAVQVADVMIGAAIEAANTLTGQRAGVLDAEKVMALYADHQLIHMLPSIDFEEQKRFRQGSQAGQVIDYFAENFHKP